The following are encoded together in the Candidatus Pantoea floridensis genome:
- a CDS encoding helix-turn-helix domain-containing protein codes for MAHKTLAEMKARLMQSEDFRAAYEAEARKERLQELLAEWRSHAGLNSADVAARMGIAPSTLSRMEKNITSASVENLSRYARACGVNAATIFFG; via the coding sequence ATGGCGCATAAAACCCTGGCAGAGATGAAAGCCAGACTGATGCAGAGCGAAGATTTCAGGGCAGCCTACGAGGCCGAGGCCCGGAAAGAGCGTCTTCAGGAGCTGCTGGCTGAATGGCGCAGCCATGCCGGGCTGAACAGCGCGGATGTGGCTGCCAGAATGGGCATTGCACCTTCCACGCTGTCCCGCATGGAAAAAAATATCACATCGGCCAGCGTCGAAAACCTGTCCCGATATGCACGCGCGTGCGGTGTGAACGCGGCGACGATTTTTTTCGGTTAA